AGCGCGCTCGCGCGCGATGAGGCCTTAACCGCAGCGCACCGCGCGCAAGCGCACGCGCCACACCGCATTCGCACGACAAGGAGCCACAAGATGCATGGATCTGCAGCGCTTATCACGACGTTTCTCTGGCTTTCCAGCGCGGGCGCGGCGTTCTCTGCGCCACAAACACAGCAAGCAGATCCACACACTGCGTGGCCACCGAGCAGGCAACACCTGCTTGCGGGGCACTATGTTGGCAAGCTGCATCCAGACATTGCGCCGTGCCAGGCCGTTCGCGCGGAACTCTGGCTTGAAGCGGCACAGGGAGACAAAAGTAGTCGTCGCTATACGCTCAAGACGACGTGCATCGCCCGCGAAAGCCAACGCAGCAATAGCGTTGTCACCGAACGCGGTCCCTGGTGGCTCGACATCGTCGGCAGCGAGTGCCTGATGCTCTCCCGCGACGATGCGTCCGATCTTTCGCTCAATCCAAATCTGTACGGCTTTCGGATCAACACAGAACCTACTGCGAGCGACCAGAAACCCAGCTACTCCTTGGCCCAGGATGGGCACAACTGCCACAGCGGCGACTGGCCGGAACATCGCGACAAGGTTTTGAAACGCGTCCGCTAACACGGACCCGGCTTTAAAAGCTCAGCACGCGATGCCGGCTTAGATCGGCTAAAAACGTAGCAAGCAACCGCCCGGTGAGTGCGGACGGCACGGAGAGCCCTAGGTGCACGGGCGGACATAAGCATTCCGGGAACCGGCCCTGCCTGGCGGCCACACAGTCGTTTTGCTAGCGGCACTTAGAGCGGCTAACAAAACGTAGCGAGCAGCCGTCAGGTGGGTGCGGACGGCGCGGAGGAACCGGAGTGTACGTCGGTACATGAGGATTCCGAGCACCGGCCGCGCCCGCCTGGCGGTTGCGCAGTCGTTTTGATAGCTGCTCTTAATGGCGTGCCTGAGGCAGGCGATACCTTAATCAAGCACACCATGCAACTTGGCGTACTGCAGCAACATGATGGTCTTGGCATCGGCAATTCCGCCGGTAGCAATCATCGCCAGCGCAGCGTCGAGCGACAGTTCCAGCACCTCGATCTCTTCGCCGTCTTCTTCGACACCGCCGCCGGCGCTCACCTTGTCGCCGTCGACATATTCACCGACGAAGAAATACAGACGTTCGGTCACCGAGCCCGGGCTCATGAAGGCCTCGAAGACCTTACGCACGTTCTCGATGCGGTAGCCGGTTTCCTCTTCGGTTTCCTTGCGGATACAGGCCTCGGGATCGTCCTGATCCAGCAGGCCGGCGCAGGCTTCGATCAGCATGCCGTCGGGGTTGCCGTTGAGCAGGGTCGGCAGCCGGAACTGGCGGGTGAGCATCACCGTTTGCCTGGCGCGGCTGTACAGCAGAATGGTGGCGCCATTTCCGCGATCGTAGGCCTCGCGCGACAAGGTCTGCCAGCGGCCATCCTTGCGCTGGAAATCGAAGGTGACCTTACGTAGCACATACCAGTTGTCCGAGAGCACATCGATGGACCGAACACGAACCTGCGGGTTGCCGGTGGCGGTTGGAAGCAAGACGACACTCCTTGTGACATGACCGATCAACAGCGCAACACCGTGCCCCGCCGTCTGGCCGGGGATTGCGCGGACTGCGCAGTTTACCCGGCGCAAGGCAAGGGATGCGCCTTGCTGCATGAGGGCTGCCCTGTTTCGCGACGTGATGCCGATGAGCGTGTTGACGCATGACCTAGATGCGCCTGACGCAGTCGCACGCCAACGACCCGGTACTCACGCTGATCGCCGCGCTGCATCCCGCAACAATCGGTGCACGCCTCCACTGGACGAAACATCGCACTCCCATGGGTCACCGTCATGCGCATTCGACACCCATGGTCATGCTGATATCGCGCACGCCCAACAGTGACAACAGCTCGACACGAAGCGCACGCACGACTAGCCAATCAACATGGGACCGCCCTCCCCGCTCTCTACCGCGCACTCCCCACACTGCCCTGTCCCTCTCCAACTCAGCTACCGAGCTCTTCCACTACCGAACAACCGGAACATCCAATTGCGCGCCGGCACGCGCCGCCGCACAATCGCGCCACACCACACGCTTGGGGAGCGTCATGGAAGACCGTTTTCGCGCACGCAAGGTGGCGGCGCAGGCTGCGCCCGCACCGTTCTGGACCCGTATTCCGGCCATCGCCACCTATCCGCTGCGTGGCTCTGCGCTATATGCGCTCATCGCCTTGACCTTGTGCAGCGCGCTGCTGGTCTTGCCGGGCATCCTGAAGCTTGTTGTGCTGGGCGTGCTCGGCATGGCCACCTATACCTACGCCTTCGACATCCTGCGGCACAGCGCCAACGGCGAGCACGATGCGCCGCGGCTGGGCTACAACAGCTTCGACAGCGCCGTACTGCGGCTGATCCTGCTGGCCTTTGCACTGGGTATCGTGATCGTCGCCGCCGGCGTGATCGCCGGCAAACCTGGCTTGACCGTTGCGTACCTGGCCGTCCAGCTGTTGCTGCCCGGCATGATGATCGCCCTGGCCATCGACGGCAGCCTGCGCCGCGCACTCAATCCGGCGGTCTCTATCGACATGGCGCTACGCATCGGCTGGCCGTACCTGGCCGCCTATGGCTTGCTCTACGTCATCCAGGGCAGCGGCACGGCGGCGATCTTCGTGGCATTGAAGTACCTGCCGCCGGTGGTGCGCGAGCTGACCATCGTGGTGGCCTCGATCTGGAGCCTGTTCGCCAGCTTCCATCTGATGGGCTATCTGGTCTACCAGTACCACGAGGAACTCGGCTACGAGCCCAGCCGCGGCATTGCCCTGCAGCGCGAAGACCCCGACCAACGCCTGCTCGACGAAGCAGAGCAGTTCGTGCGCGATGGGCATTCGGACGAAGCATTTCAGGCCTTGCGCGGCGCGCTCGCGTGCGGTGAGCCTGGCGGTGCATGAGCTGTATCAGCGCCTGCTGCGCCAGCACCACCGCAACGACGAACTGCGCGACCACACCCGCCAGTACATCAATCGCCTGCTGCAGGAAAAACACGAGCGACGCGCACTGGCCCTGCAACGCGAAGCATTGGACACCGACCCCGCCTTTGCGCCGCTATTGCCCGAGCAGGCGACGCTGCTGGCCGAGCGCGCGAAGATGGCCGGGCAATACCAGCTGGCGACCGATGGCCTGTTGGCCGCGATCGGCGCGTGGCCGCGCGAGCGCATGCTGCCGGCCTGGTCGCTGGACGCCGGCTTGCTGTTGGCCGAGCGTTTCGGGCGCGACGACGACGCGCGCATGGTGCTGCAGAACGCGCTGGACCACTGCGACGATGAAGCCCAGCACGCCAAGCTGGCAGCGGCATTGAAAGCGGTCGCGATTCAACCGGCGTAAGTGGCGGCTGCGTGGCCTTTTCCGCAGCCGCTCTCACCCATTGTCCAGCAGGAACCGCGCCTTATTGGCCTGGCCCTGCTCGGGGAATTGCTCCAGTAACTGACGCAGCACGCGCGTGCGCTGCTCACCCGCCTGCAACTCGCCATGCCGCAGCGCCAGCACGAACCACTGCTGGGCAAGCTCCGCGCGCGGAGTGCTCAGCGCACTGTCTTTCAACAGCCGTTCCGCGTCGGCCAGCAGGCCGGTGCGCAGGCAATTGCCGATCAACGCCATCCGTGCCGATGGATCGCAGTCGAGGTGGTCCTTGGCTAATTCGGCCGCCACCGCCAGCTGCAGGCGCGTCTGTTCGGCGCTGTGCGCGTGCAGCCGCAGCAGCGTGTCCGCGTGCTGCTGAAGTTCCTTGCGACGGCCCGCGTTACGGGCCACCCGATAGCGCGCCAAGGCAATCTCCGCGCTGCGTGGCTGCTCGCTTGCCAGCTCTGCCAGCAGGCGCTCGGCCTCGGCATTTTCCATGCGCCCCAGATGCCGCTGTGCACGCTCCCAGCGGTCGTCCGCCTGCGCCACCGCGTCGTCCTCCATGAAAGCCGGGCGGGTCTGCCGCACCAGCACCAGCAGCACACCGAGCAGCGCGCCACTCACCAGCCCACCGGCATGCGCATCGAAGCCAATGCCTTGATTATCGCGCCAGAGCAGGTTGTAGAGCTCCCAGCCCAACCACAGCGGCAGCAGCAGAATCGCCGGACCCCGCACATAGTTGAACACCACGAAAAACCAGTAGAAAAAGCGCACCCGCCGGCGGCCCCAGACCACGCAGAACGCGCCCATCAGCGCCGCGATTGCGCCAGAGGCGCCCAGCCCGCCACCGGGCTGACCCCACCGCCACCACAGGCTCACCGCGCTCGCCCCAAACCCGCCGAGCAGGTATAGCAGCAGGAACCAGCCACTGCCGATCGCCCCTTCCAGCAACGTGCCCAGCGCCAGCAGGAACACCATGTTGC
The nucleotide sequence above comes from Xanthomonas campestris pv. campestris str. ATCC 33913. Encoded proteins:
- the nudK gene encoding GDP-mannose pyrophosphatase NudK, whose amino-acid sequence is MLPTATGNPQVRVRSIDVLSDNWYVLRKVTFDFQRKDGRWQTLSREAYDRGNGATILLYSRARQTVMLTRQFRLPTLLNGNPDGMLIEACAGLLDQDDPEACIRKETEEETGYRIENVRKVFEAFMSPGSVTERLYFFVGEYVDGDKVSAGGGVEEDGEEIEVLELSLDAALAMIATGGIADAKTIMLLQYAKLHGVLD
- a CDS encoding rhomboid family intramembrane serine protease yields the protein MLIMPLHKPWSRQNIPWVTLLLVLLNVVIHVGYQRKDDGLIANAVRYYVESGLGALEGKAHARYLAQSDAKVRAARQAQWDKVPARQRVAYLAQLTMNDVAFTDALRSGRLFDDDAQRRDWYALRAPYDARLSKVFTLRHIQRSSEWSPQRMLSATFLHGDLDHLLGNMVFLLALGTLLEGAIGSGWFLLLYLLGGFGASAVSLWWRWGQPGGGLGASGAIAALMGAFCVVWGRRRVRFFYWFFVVFNYVRGPAILLLPLWLGWELYNLLWRDNQGIGFDAHAGGLVSGALLGVLLVLVRQTRPAFMEDDAVAQADDRWERAQRHLGRMENAEAERLLAELASEQPRSAEIALARYRVARNAGRRKELQQHADTLLRLHAHSAEQTRLQLAVAAELAKDHLDCDPSARMALIGNCLRTGLLADAERLLKDSALSTPRAELAQQWFVLALRHGELQAGEQRTRVLRQLLEQFPEQGQANKARFLLDNG